In the Corvus cornix cornix isolate S_Up_H32 chromosome 20, ASM73873v5, whole genome shotgun sequence genome, one interval contains:
- the ACTR5 gene encoding actin-related protein 5, with product MAAPTRVFAFRDARWAPDPVLAPSAAVRSPHPVPLVIDNGSFQTRAGWACPDPAVPAEPLLRFRSLAARSRGARGGAGAETQVGNDLGSPEPLRWLLRSPFDRNVPVQLELQELLLDHVFQRLGVSSQGCVDHPIVLTEAVCNPLYSRQMMSELLFECYQVPKVSYGVDSLYSFYHSRRQSWPCSGLVISSGYQCTHILPVLEGRLDAKNCKRINLGGCQAAVYLQRLLQLKYPGHFAAITLSRMEEILHEHSYIAEDYTEELQKWRCPEYYENNVHKMQLPFSNKLLGSTVASEEKQEKRQQQLRRLQELNARRREEKLQLDQERLDRLLYVQELLEDGQMDQFHKALVELNMDSAEELQSYINKLSLSVEQTKQKILQSEVNIEVDVVDSKPETPDLDPLGSEQSLEDVESINEFEPLFAEEQPEVEKPVAAVQPVFNLAEYHQLFLGTERIRAPEIVFQPSLIGEDQAGIAETMQYVLERYSKEQQALLVQNVFLTGGNTMYPGLKARIQKELLEMRPFQSSFQVHLASSPVLDAWYGARDWAVEYTNREEGWITRKDYEEKGGEYLKEHCASNVYVPIRLPKPAPRAAEASAPSRASGTGNPSEQA from the exons ATGGCGGCGCCCACGCGGGTGTTCGCGTTCCGGGACGCGCGCTGGGCCCCGGACCCGGTGCTGGCGCCGAGCGCGGCCGTGCGGAGCCCGCACCCGGTGCCGCTGGTCATCGACAACGGCTCCTTCCAGACGCGGGCGGGATGGGCCTGCCCCGACCCCGCCGTCCCCGCCGAGCCGCTGCTGCGGTTCCGCTCGCTGGCGGCGCGGAGCCGCGGggcccgcggcggggccggcgcggaGACGCAGGTGGGGAACGACCTGGGCAGCCCCGAGCCCCTGCGGTGGCTGCTGCGCTCGCCCTTCGACCGCAACGTGCCCgtccagctggagctgcaggagctgctcctcgACCACGTCTTCCAGCGCCTCGGCGTCTCCTCGCAG GGTTGTGTGGATCACCCAATTGTTCTGACTGAAGCAGTTTGCAATCCTCTGTACTCAAGGCAAATGATGTCTGAGCTCCTCTTTGAATGCTACCAAGTGCCAAAAGTGTCCTATGGCGTGGACAGCCTGTACAGTTTTTATcacagcagaaggcagagctggcccTGCAGTGGCTTGGTGATATCCTCAGGGTACCAGTGTACACACATTTTGCCAGTCTTAGAAGGCAG GCTGGATGCCAAGAACTGCAAGCGCATTAACCTGGGCGGGTGCCAGGCTGCCGTGTACCTGCAgcggctgctgcagctgaagtaCCCCGGGCATTTCGCAGCCATCACCCTCAGCCGCATGGAGGAGATCCTGCACGAGCACAGCTACATCGCAGAGGACTACACAGAAG agctgcagaagtGGCGGTGCCCAGAGTACTATGAGAACAATGTGCACAAGATGCAGCTGCCTTTCTCCAACaagctgctgggcagcactgTGGCATCcgaggagaagcaggagaagaggcagcagcaacTGCGGCGGCTTCAGGAGCTCAACGCGCGGCGCCGAGAGGAGAAACTGCAGCTGGaccaggagaggctggacagGTTGCTGTATGTGCAG GAACTTTTAGAAGATGGTCAGATGGATCAATTCCACAAAGCTCTGGTGGAGCTGAACATGGACTCTGCAGAAGAGCTTCAGTCTTACATCAACAAACTGAGTCTGTCTGTTGAACAAACGAAGCAGAAGATCCTACAGTCAGAAGTCAATATTGAAGTAGATGTTGTGGACAGCAAGCCAGAG ACTCCTGACTTGGATCCACTGGGCAGTGAACAGTCCCTGGAGGATGTGGAAAGCATTAATGAGTTTGAACCTTTATTTGCTGAGGAGCAGCCTGAAGTCGAGAAGCCTGTTGCTGCAGTGCAG CCCGTGTTTAACCTGGCAGAGTACCATCAGCTTTTCCTTGGCACTGAAAGAATCAGGGCTCCAGAGATTGTTTTCCAGCCCTCCCTGATAGGAGAGGACCAGGCTGGTATAGCAGAAACCATGCAGTATGTCCTTGAGAG GTATTCAAAGGAGCAACAGGCTCTTCTTGTCCAGAATGTTTTCCTCACTGGTGGAAATACGATGTACCCTGGACTGAAAGCCAGAATCCAGAAGGAACTCCTGGAAATGAGGCCGTTCCAGTCATCCTTTCAG GTTCACCTTGCTTCCAGCCCTGTCTTGGATGCCTGGTACGGGGCTAGGGACTGGGCAGTGGAATACACGAACCGTGAGGAAGGCTGGATAACCAGGAAGGACTATGAGGAGAAAGGGGGGGAATACCTCAAGGAGCACTGTGCTTCCAACGTCTATGTTCCCATTCGCCTTCCCAAGCCGGCCCCACGGGCGGCCGAGGCGTCggctcccagcagagcctcgGGCACAGGGAACCCCAGTGAGCAGGCATAG